A stretch of the Aegilops tauschii subsp. strangulata cultivar AL8/78 chromosome 4, Aet v6.0, whole genome shotgun sequence genome encodes the following:
- the LOC109775690 gene encoding uncharacterized protein: MAGVAAETAVASASGSGIWSRRRDEITFDRLQKFWNDLPPQARRELLKLDKQTLIEQARKNFYCSRCNGLLLENFKSLQQEVSDIDCLSSSGESKIRQQNGSQDPSVHPWGGLATTKDGILTLIDCFMKANSLRVLQNVFDNARLREREREMLYPDACGGGGRGWISQGMASYSRGYGTRETCALHTAHLSCNTLVNFWSALCDETRSSLLRMKEDDFIERLMFRFDSKRFCRDCRRNVIREFKELKELKRIRREPRCTSWFCVADYAFQCEVFEDSVIVDWRQSISETDGSYHHFEWAIGTDEGQSDVFGFENVGMKTQVQRSGIDLDQFEDYFITLRAWKLDGRYTEMCVKAHALKGQSCVHHRLVLGDGFVTITKGESIRSLFEHAEEAEEEDEDDAMERDENDLDGDGSHPQKHAKSPELAREFLLDAAAVIFKEQVEKAFREGAAQQNAQSVFVSLALKLLEERVHVACKEIITLEKQNKLLEEEEKEKREEQERRMRRRTKEREKKHRRKERLKEKERDKGKRDEFKTSDDISSSTLSNSSTCTNDESGNTFGSRAASEEEDNSTAVALCHAEIESSCIEIDGQNNIDCCDTVTKCPPVNSSEPFTSQQSKPSRRNLRLRKDVPQDHSSCWYDDGRDESRSVGNLQWRSMERMRNGDGSCNSVCSTNNRTRYRQDYNSCSCDHQESYKTEDNCFLPTARAGREMKMAKKTGVDKPLVQYRRVGSTYERNAIPKQVWERTDTRKKTGLNDTDNMSGSVDNVESPKPVECDTSGCEKLDTGCEPLGQASESSTDVCKSETDQSYGQREENQSACSDGTPMTNKQICHSTNNEGSKPDEELMTNSASSDGSSSCMSEADRESSSSSVTSLSAHTPESSSSDSEESSERVNIITEAPSTRTASRSLFETCAGNGFREYHPKATCPPHKDRFGFSVLPFQNQSSHQQNMHAPPAYSPTTIGPHSHSCGAPTNGYFQYGQPPNFFSGPVGFRVPGNGPADFSVQYNNVHRYPAPAFSCIHPEQILKTPASFRVMPPPPLPPYRHGTAPTGGHPYGGLNPDRLNSMLKLMGPKDAPDGNKLPDKSASFSLFQFNLPIAPQGPPSPKDGKSGDSVGRMPPIAPVQAQPCSREQTDVKEYNLFSTDQSGYFPLSR, encoded by the exons TTCTGGAATGACTTGCCACCGCAAGCACGGCGGGAGCTTCTAAAATTGGATAAGCAAACCCTCATTGAACAAGCTCGCAAGAATTTCTACTGTTCAAGGTGCAATGGGTTGCTTCTGGAAAATTTCAAGTCGCTGCAGCAAGAAGTTTCAGATATTGATTGTCTGAGCTCAAGTGGTGAATCAAAGATTAGGCAGCAAAATGGATCTCAGGATCCATCTGTTCACCCTTGGGGAGGTCTTGCAACAACAAAGGATGGCATCCTTACGCTTATTGACTGCTTTATGAAAGCTAACTCGCTACGGGTGCTCCAGAAT GTATTTGACAATGCACGACTAAGAGAAAGGGAACGAGAAATGCTTTATCCTGATGCATGTGGTGGGGGTGGCAGAGGATGGATTAGCCAAGGGATGGCTAGCTATAGCAGGGGGTATGGAACAAGAGAAACATGTGCTCTGCATACAGCCCACCTTTCATGCAATACACTGGTGAATTTCTGGTCAGCATTATGCGACGAAACTAGATCTTCTCTTCTGCGGATGAAGGAGGATGATTTCATTGAAAGACTTATGTTTAG GTTTGATAGCAAGAGATTTTGCCGAGATTGCCGAAGGAATGTTATCCGTGAATTCAAGGAGCTGAAGGAACTGAAACGCATTCGAAGGGAACCTCGTTGCACCAGTTGGTTCTGTGTTGCGGACTATGCTTTTCAATGCGAG GTATTTGAGGATTCCGTCATAGTTGATTGGCGCCAATCTATATCAGAGACAGATGGGTCTTATCATCACTTTGAATGGGCTATTGGGACAGATGAAGGACAATCCGATGTTTTTGGCTTTGAAAATGTTGGGATGAAGACCCAAGTCCAAAGAAGTGGGATTGATCTTGACCAATTTGAAGATTATTTCATAACTCTGAGAGCTTGGAAGCTTGATGGCCGCTATACGGAGATGTGTGTAAAAGCACATGCACTGAAGGGCCAATCTTGTGTTCATCACAGGCTGGTGCTGGGAGATGGTTTTGTGACAATTACAAAGGGTGAAAGTATCAGAAGTTTGTTTGAGCATGCTGAAGAGGCTGAGGAAGAGGAT GAGGATGATGCCATGGAAAGGGATGAAAATGATCTTGACGGTGATGGCTCTCATCCGCAGAAGCATGCCAAGAGTCCTGAATTGGCAAGAGAATTTCTCTTGGATGCTGCTGCAGTGATATTCAAAGAACAG GTTGAGAAGGCTTTTAGAGAAGGCGCAGCCCAGCAAAATGCACAAAGTGTCTTTGTGTCTTTGGCACTCAAACTTCTGGAGGAGCGAGTGCATGTAGCATGCAAAGAAATCATTACATTGGAAAAACAG AACAAGCTTCTCGAGGAAGAGGAGAAAGAGAAGCGTGAAGAACAAGAGCGTAGGATGAGGAGGAGAacaaaagagagagaaaagaagcACAGGAGAAAAGAGAGGCTGAAAGAGAAGGAAAGGGACAAGGGGAAAAGAGATGAGTTCAAAACATCAGACGACATTTCATCCTCAACTCTAAGCAACTCCTCGACATGTACTAACGACGAATCAGGAAATACTTTTGGCTCCAGAGCAGCTAGTGAAGAGGAAGATAATTCCACAGCTGTGGCTCTGTGCCACGCTGAGATTGAATCTTCATGCATAGAAATTGATGGACAAAACAATATAGACTGCTGCGATACAGTGACCAAATGTCCTCCAGTTAATAGCAGTGAACCTTTCACATCCCAGCAATCAAAACCATCACGAAGAAATCTGAGGTTGAGAAAGGACGTTCCTCAAGACCACTCCTCTTGTTGGTATGATGATGGCCGAGATGAATCTAGAAGTGTTGGCAATCTGCAGTGGCGATCAATGGAAAGGATGAGAAATGGTGATGGAAGTTGTAACTCGGTGTGTAGTACAAATAACAGAACAAGATATAGGCAAGACTACAATTCTTGCAGCTGTGATCATCAGGAAAGTTACAAAACAGAGGACAACTGTTTTTTGCCAACAGCTAGAGCAGGCAGGGAGATGAAGATGGCAAAGAAAACAGGAGTTGATAAGCCTTTAGTGCAGTACCGCCGTGTTGGTAGTACATACGAGAGAAATGCAATTCCAAAACAAGTATGGGAGAGAACGGATACTCGGAAAAAGACTGGCTTAAATGACACAGATAATATGTCAGGATCAGTTGACAATGTTGAGTCACCCAAACCAGTGGAATGTGATACTAGTGGATGTGAAAAGCTTGACACAGGATGTGAACCACTAGGCCAGGCTTCTGAAAGCTCCACTGATGTTTGTAAATCAGAAACAGATCAATCGTATGGACAACGCGAGGAAAATCAATCTGCTTGTTCGGATGGAACTCCTATGACGAATAAACAAATATGCCACTCAACAAATAATGAAGGTTCTAAGCCAGACGAAGAGCTCATGACGAACTCTGCCAGTTCTGATGGCTCATCTTCATGTATGAGCGAGGCAGATAGAGAAAGCAGTTCAAGCAGTGTGACGTCTTTGAGCGCTCATACTCCAGAATCATCATCATCTGACTCAGAGGAATCTTCGGAGAGAGTCAACATCATTACAGAAGCTCCATCAACAAGAACTGCTTCACGTTCTTTATTTGAGACGTGTGCAGGAAATGGTTTCAGAGAATACCACCCAAAAGCCACATGCCCGCCTCACAAAGACAGATTTGGATTCAGTGTACTCCCCTTCCAGAATCAGTCATCGCATCAGCAGAACATGCATGCACCACCTGCATATTCACCGACCACAATTGGGCCACACAGTCACTCGTGTGGTGCTCCAACAAATGGATACTTCCAGTATGGTCAGCCACCCAATTTCTTCTCTGGTCCAGTCGGATTCCGAGTACCTGGGAACGGACCTGCTGATTTCTCGGTGCAGTACAACAATGTACATCGCTACCCAGCTCCTGCTTTTAGTTGTATTCACCCCGAGCAAATTCTCAAGACAccggccagcttcagagtcatgCCTCCGCCTCCCCTTCCCCCTTACCGACATGGAACAGCGCCAACTGGTGGTCATCCTTATGGAGGCTTGAATCCAGACAGGCTTAATTCAATGTTGAAGCTGATGGGCCCGAAGGATGCTCCAGATGGTAACAAATTGCCTGACAAAAGTGCATCCTTCTCGTTGTTCCAATTCAACCTGCCGATAGCTCCGCAAGGCCCACCGTCACCCAAAGATGGTAAGAGTGGAGACTCCGTAGGAAGGATGCCGCCAATTGCTCCGGTTCAAGCGCAGCCATGCTCTAGAGAGCAGACAGATGTGAAGGAGTATAATCTGTTCTCCACCGATCAAAGCGGCTATTTCCCTTTATCCCGTTAA